DNA sequence from the Staphylococcus epidermidis genome:
ATTATTCAATAATAAAATATGTGGGGAGGATAAAGCATTTAATACGCGAACATGTATTTCAATTTAATATAAAAGCATTTACTTACATCGAAGCATTATTTGCTTTATTTGTGACTACTTTAATTCTCGCTTTATTACCTACTATACTTAAATTGACTTCGTTTTATCTTAATACTGCTCAAAATAACGAAGATATTCAATTTGAATTTTTTAGAAGAGATTTACTTAAAGAGAAAATGACGACTCAAAACAATTATGAGATAGAAAATGCATATACAATTAAACTTAAGAAAGATAAAGATGTTATTAGATATATTTATAAAAACCGTAAAATTTACAAAAACATTAATCAAAAAGGTAATATTACATTGTTAAATCACGTCTTGTCTACTCGTATATTAAAAACGAACGATAATATAGTAAAATTATTAATAACAACAGGAGAAACGAACGATGAACACAAAGAAATCCTGTTTATATAGCCGAAAAGCGTTCATTAGTTTATATTTAATAGTAATTTTTTCAATTTATTTATCAATTATATCTTTTTATATCTCTCAATATAGTTTAAAATTAAAGACAATACATAACTTAGATGTTTACTACAATAAAGTTATCGTTAATAAGTTAAAAGAGGTAGATTAATTTGAAGAGTATTCAAGTGCCTATTATTTTAGTTGGTTTCATGGGAACTGGTAAAACTACTGTTGGAAAATATCTTTCAGATTTATATAATTTAAGTTATGTGGATTTAGATAATTTTATTGAAGTAAATGAATGTAAATCTATACCTAATATATTTAATGATATCGGAGAAAAAGGATTTAGATCATTGGAGACTAGATACCTAAAATCTTGTCTCAATACTTTCGATATTATTTCAACTGGAGGAGGTATTATAGAAGATACGAATTCATTAAAGCTCTTAAAAAATCAAAAGCATGTAGTTTGGCTAGACTGTGACATTGAAATCATTTTCAAACGAGTTAAAAATGATTCACATAGACCCAATGCTAAAAGTAAAAATCTTAACCAACTTGATGCCTTGTATTCTTCAAGACTTTCAAGATATAATGAAATCGCATTCATGAAAGTTGATAGTGCACAGAGTGTTTCTGAAATTTGCACTTTAATTAAAACAAAATTATTAAGCGATTGATCAGTATTAGAGAGAATAGAGATCAAAACTTGAATCATTATAAGTTAAACGTTTTTAGTCTATTACAATTTTGACTCTCTATCGCCGAAGGTGCAAGTGAAATAACGAAACTCTCAGGCAAAAGGATAATACTGTAACGCATTCCTGAAATGTGTATTAAAACAGGGTAGCTTTATGCTATCCTGTTTTTTAAAAATTATTAATTGGGGGTACACGTATGACAACAGATTTGAAAAAAACACCTTTATATCAAAATTACGTTGATAGTGGTGCTAAAATTGTTGAGTTCGGAGGATGGGCAATGCCTGTTCAATTCTCAAGTATCAAAGAAGAACATAATGCAGTTAGATATAATGTTGGTCTTTTTGATGTAAGTCATATGGGAGAGATAGAAATTAGTGGTAAAGATGCAGAACAATTCATACAATACATCCTTTCTAATGATACAAATCTTCTAACAAATGATAAAGCAATGTATAGTGCGTTATGTAATGATGAGGGGGGCATCATTGATGATTTAGTTACATATAAACTTAATGAAAACCACTACTTGCTTATTGTAAATGCAGCCAATACCAATAAAGATTATCAATGGATTAAGAAACATAGCTCTAATTTTACTGTAGATGTGAGCAATACTTCAGACAAATACGGCCAATTAGCTATTCAAGGTCCTCATTCAAGAGCATTAATAAATGAATTAGTGGATATAGATGTAAGCCATATGGCAATGTTTGAATTCAAACAGAACGTACAAATCTTTGGTAAATCTATTATTCTTTCGCAGTCTGGTTATACTGGAGAAGATGGCTTTGAAATTTACTGTAAGCAAGAAGATACTAAGGATATATGGGAGCAATTATTAGAATACGATGTTACACCATGCGGTTTAGGTGCTCGTGATACGCTAAGACTTGAAGCAGGATTACCTTTACATGGTCAAGATTTATCTGAATCAATTACTCCTTATGAAGGAGGGATAGCCTTCGCTGCTAAACCGTTAATTGAAAATCATTTTATTGGCAAATCCGTACTCAAAGCTCAAAAAGAAAATGGTTCCGAGCGTAGAACAGTAGGTCTTGAACTATTAGGTAAAGGCATTGCTAGAACAGGTTATGACGTACTAGATGAAAATAGTAATGAAATTGGTTTCGTTACATCAGGAACACAATCCCCATCTTCTGGTAAATCTATAGCACTTGCAATAATAGATAGAGATGCATTTGAAATGGGCAAAAAAGTAATTGTGCAAATACGTAAGCGTCAAGTTGAGGCAAAAATAGTTAAAAAAAATCAAATTGAGAAATAAATATAAAGGGGTGTAAATATTGAGTCATCGTTATATACCATTAACAGAACAAGATAAAAATGAAATGCTAAATAGTATTGGGGCAAAATCTATTTCCGAATTATTTGATGATATACCTACAGATATTTTATTAAAAAGAAATTTAAATATTGCCGAAAGCGAAGCGGAGACGATATTACTTAGAAGGTTAAATCGTCTCGCAGCTAAAAATACAACTAAAGAAACACATGCAACATTTCTAGGTGCGGGCGTTTATGATCATTATACTCCAGCTGTTGTCGATGCAATGATTTCAAGATCTGAATTCTACACCGCATATACACCTTATCAACCTGAAATTTCTCAAGGTGAGTTACAAGCAATTTTTGAATTTCAAACACTCATTTGTGAATTAACAGATATGGATGTAGCAAATTCTTCTATGTATGATGGTATGACTAGTTTTGCTGAAGCATGTATATTGGCACTAAGTCATACGAAAAAAAATAAAATTGTAGTTTCAAGTGGACTACATTATCAAGCTTTACAAATTCTACACACATACGCCAAAACTCGTGATGAATTTGAAATAATTGAAGTTGATCTTAAAGGTACTATTACTGATTTAGAGAAATTAGAACAACTTATCGATGACAACACAGCAGCTGTCGCTGTCCAATATCCCAATTTTTATGGTTCTATTGAAGATTTAGAACAAATTAATAACTATATAAAGGATAAAAAAGCTTTATTTATCGTATATGCCAATCCACTTTCTTTAGGATTACTAACACCCCCAGGTACATTCGGGGCAGACATAGTAGTGGGAGATACACAGCCTTTTGGTATTCCTACACAATTTGGGGGTCCGCATTGTGGATACTTTGCTACAACAAAGAAATTAATGAGAAAAGTACCTGGTCGATTAGTTGGGCAAACTCAAGATGACGAAGGTAATCGTGGATTTGTTCTCACGTTACAAGCTAGAGAACAACATATCCGCCGTGATAAAGCAACTTCTAATATTTGTTCAAATCAAGCTTTAAATGCACTTGCATCTTCAATAGCAATGTCAGCTTTAGGTAAACAAGGTATTTATGAAATTGCAGTTCAAAATCTTAAAAATGCCAATTATGCCAAAAATAAGTTTGAAGAACATGGTTTTGAGGTACTAAAAGCACAATCTTTTAATGAATTTGTAGTCAAATTTAATCAACCAATAAAAAATATTAATCTTAAATTAGCAGAATATGGATATATTGGTGGTTTTGACTTAGGTGAAGTATCTGATGATTTTAAAAACCATATGTTAGTAGCAGTTACAGAGTTAAGATCTAAAGATGAAATCGATGATTTCGTTACGAAAGCAGGTGAGTTAAATGATTAGTAAATCAAGTCCTTTAATATTTGAAAGATCCAAAAAAGATAGATATGCGTATTCATTACCACAAAATGACATTGAGAATATCAGTATTGCTTCACTCTTAGATGATAAGTATATTCGTAAACATAAGGCTGAATTTCCCGAGGTTTCAGAATTAGATTTAGTTAGACATTATACCGAACTATCAAATAAAAATTTCGGGGTAGATACTGGATTTTACCCATTAGGTTCTTGTACGATGAAATATAATCCTAAAATCAATGAAAAGGTAGCGCGTATTTCTGGTTTTAGTGAATCTCATCCTTTACAAGAAGAAGAACACGTTCAAGGTTCTCTTGAAATTATATATAGTTTACAAGAAGAATTGAAGGAAATTACTGGTATGGATGAAGTTACCCTACAACCTGCTGCAGGTGCACATGGTGAGTGGACTGCTTTAATGATTTTCAAAGCTTATCATGAAAAAAATGGACAAAGCCATCGTGATGAAGTAATAGTGCCTGATTCAGCACATGGTACTAATCCTGCTTCTGCCTCATTTGCTGGATTTAAATCAGTAACTGTAAAATCTAATCAACGTGGGGAAGTTGACATAGAAGATTTAAAAAGAGTAGTAAACGATAATACAGCTGCAATCATGTTAACTAATCCAAATACATTAGGTATATTTGAACAGGATATTATTGAAATAGGGAAAATCGTTCATGAAGCAGGAGGTTTATTATATTACGATGGAGCAAATTTAAATGCTATTTTAGATAAAGTACGTCCTGGTGATATGGGCTTTGATGCGGTACATCTTAATTTGCACAAAACATTCACTGGTCCTCATGGCGGTGGTGGACCAGGATCAGGACCAGTTGGAGTAGTAGAGAAATTAGCCAGTTATCTACCTAAGCCTATGGTTATAAAAGATAACGATAGGTATAAATATGATAATGATATTCCAAATTCAATTGGACGAGTAAAACCGTTTTATGGAAATTTCGGCATTTATTTAAGAGCATATACTTATATCAGATCAATGGGAGCCAATGGTTTAAAAGAAGTATCTGAAGCTGCCGTTCTTAATGCGAATTATATAAAATCTCGCCTTAAAAATCACTTTGAAATTCCGTTCAATCAATATTGTAAACATGAATTTGTATTAAGTGGAACTTTACAAAAACAATATGGTGTCAGAACATTAGATATGGCTAAGCGACTGTTAGATTTTGGTGTGCATCCACCTACAATATATTTTCCTCTCAATGTCGAAGAAGGAATGATGATTGAGCCAACAGAAACTGAATCTAAAGAAACACTTGATTACTTTATTGATGCGATGATTCAAATCGCTGACGAAACAAAAAATGATCCAGATAAAGTTTTAGAAGCACCACATACGACTATAATTGATCGATTAGATGAGACCACTGCAGCACGAAAACCAATTCTTAAATTTGAAGAACTTAAGGACGAAAAGTATAAAGAACACACAAATATTGATTCTGAAGATAATTAAATCGCTAATTAGAAATCTATATACTAGCTAAAACTTCTAAAAGTAACAATAATCAAAAGTTAACTTATACTAATCTTTTACTAAATAAAAAATATCTTTTTTAAAACATTTAAAAATAAGATTATATGTTAATACGTAGTGTTTTTACGATATTTCTGTGAAAGGTGCGCGAATCCAAAATACAGGCTGAAACGGTAACTTTTGATGACGAGTCGTTCAATATGAAAGTTATATAAATAAAGAAAAAGCAGGGACATAATTACTGGCTTCTTTATTTACAATACTTCGTATTGTTGACTCGCATTCTTAGGAGGTAGCTTCAGCCTGTAGTCTTCAGCTATCCTGTTCTCTCAAGAGTCTCGCCAAAATATTTTTGTTGATATGTAATTTTACATTGAAATGTTTAAAAAATAATGAAGAATTTTAAATGGAAATATTTTATAAAACCCAAATTAATAAAACTTTCAGAACAAAAAGCAAAAACCATCTACAGTCAAAGAAAATTTGGTCTGGAAGCTTTTTTGGATTTGTGAAGTCTATTTTGAGTTTCACTCGAATGTCCGTTCGAGAGATAAATAAAGCCAAAAGAGAACTAGAATTTGTACTAATGGCACTTAATATAAGAAAAGTAACAGTTCAACGAGCTAAAAATAATCAAAAAAATTATAAAAAGACAATTTCTATATTTTTTCAATAGAAATTGTCTTTATTAACTTATCTTGGAACTTTATGTCCCAGCTTCTTCTTTGAAAGGTTTATATATCATCATCTAAAAAAACTCTTTGAAAGCATCTATTAACATAATCCTTTCAAAGAGTTTAATAACTTAAAGACATCATTTCGTAAAATTACTTTTTAGATTTTATTTTACCTGTCCATTTTTTGTAACCGCCTTTAAGCATGTAAATATTTTTATATCCATTTTTTCTTAATATACGTGCAGCACGATAACTTGCTATACCATTAGCATCACATAAATAAATAGGTTGGTCATTTCTTAGTCCTTGATATCGTTGCTTAAATACTGTGATAGGAATATTACGTGCACCATTAATATGTCCATAATCATAATCCACTTTTTCCCTCACATCAATAACTTGAGCTTTTCTTAAACCTTTATGGAATTCATTTTGGTCTAATTCATTTACAGCTCGCTTATTAAGAATTTGTTGGATAATCATATATGCAATGATAATAACAATAATACCAATTGCAATGTACAAAGAGATACTCATCTTGCATCCTCCCTAATTTACCGATATTATAATTATAAGACTGTTAGTACAATTTATCAAAATATTTTTTCGAGTTAGATTATGTTTATATCACATAATCTAAATATACAAAGAGATACATAATAGTTTTAATTT
Encoded proteins:
- a CDS encoding competence type IV pilus minor pilin ComGF — encoded protein: MKYNYSIIKYVGRIKHLIREHVFQFNIKAFTYIEALFALFVTTLILALLPTILKLTSFYLNTAQNNEDIQFEFFRRDLLKEKMTTQNNYEIENAYTIKLKKDKDVIRYIYKNRKIYKNINQKGNITLLNHVLSTRILKTNDNIVKLLITTGETNDEHKEILFI
- a CDS encoding shikimate kinase codes for the protein MKSIQVPIILVGFMGTGKTTVGKYLSDLYNLSYVDLDNFIEVNECKSIPNIFNDIGEKGFRSLETRYLKSCLNTFDIISTGGGIIEDTNSLKLLKNQKHVVWLDCDIEIIFKRVKNDSHRPNAKSKNLNQLDALYSSRLSRYNEIAFMKVDSAQSVSEICTLIKTKLLSD
- the gcvT gene encoding glycine cleavage system aminomethyltransferase GcvT yields the protein MTTDLKKTPLYQNYVDSGAKIVEFGGWAMPVQFSSIKEEHNAVRYNVGLFDVSHMGEIEISGKDAEQFIQYILSNDTNLLTNDKAMYSALCNDEGGIIDDLVTYKLNENHYLLIVNAANTNKDYQWIKKHSSNFTVDVSNTSDKYGQLAIQGPHSRALINELVDIDVSHMAMFEFKQNVQIFGKSIILSQSGYTGEDGFEIYCKQEDTKDIWEQLLEYDVTPCGLGARDTLRLEAGLPLHGQDLSESITPYEGGIAFAAKPLIENHFIGKSVLKAQKENGSERRTVGLELLGKGIARTGYDVLDENSNEIGFVTSGTQSPSSGKSIALAIIDRDAFEMGKKVIVQIRKRQVEAKIVKKNQIEK
- the gcvPA gene encoding aminomethyl-transferring glycine dehydrogenase subunit GcvPA — translated: MSHRYIPLTEQDKNEMLNSIGAKSISELFDDIPTDILLKRNLNIAESEAETILLRRLNRLAAKNTTKETHATFLGAGVYDHYTPAVVDAMISRSEFYTAYTPYQPEISQGELQAIFEFQTLICELTDMDVANSSMYDGMTSFAEACILALSHTKKNKIVVSSGLHYQALQILHTYAKTRDEFEIIEVDLKGTITDLEKLEQLIDDNTAAVAVQYPNFYGSIEDLEQINNYIKDKKALFIVYANPLSLGLLTPPGTFGADIVVGDTQPFGIPTQFGGPHCGYFATTKKLMRKVPGRLVGQTQDDEGNRGFVLTLQAREQHIRRDKATSNICSNQALNALASSIAMSALGKQGIYEIAVQNLKNANYAKNKFEEHGFEVLKAQSFNEFVVKFNQPIKNINLKLAEYGYIGGFDLGEVSDDFKNHMLVAVTELRSKDEIDDFVTKAGELND
- the gcvPB gene encoding aminomethyl-transferring glycine dehydrogenase subunit GcvPB, which produces MISKSSPLIFERSKKDRYAYSLPQNDIENISIASLLDDKYIRKHKAEFPEVSELDLVRHYTELSNKNFGVDTGFYPLGSCTMKYNPKINEKVARISGFSESHPLQEEEHVQGSLEIIYSLQEELKEITGMDEVTLQPAAGAHGEWTALMIFKAYHEKNGQSHRDEVIVPDSAHGTNPASASFAGFKSVTVKSNQRGEVDIEDLKRVVNDNTAAIMLTNPNTLGIFEQDIIEIGKIVHEAGGLLYYDGANLNAILDKVRPGDMGFDAVHLNLHKTFTGPHGGGGPGSGPVGVVEKLASYLPKPMVIKDNDRYKYDNDIPNSIGRVKPFYGNFGIYLRAYTYIRSMGANGLKEVSEAAVLNANYIKSRLKNHFEIPFNQYCKHEFVLSGTLQKQYGVRTLDMAKRLLDFGVHPPTIYFPLNVEEGMMIEPTETESKETLDYFIDAMIQIADETKNDPDKVLEAPHTTIIDRLDETTAARKPILKFEELKDEKYKEHTNIDSEDN
- a CDS encoding rhodanese-like domain-containing protein, which codes for MSISLYIAIGIIVIIIAYMIIQQILNKRAVNELDQNEFHKGLRKAQVIDVREKVDYDYGHINGARNIPITVFKQRYQGLRNDQPIYLCDANGIASYRAARILRKNGYKNIYMLKGGYKKWTGKIKSKK